A single genomic interval of Mucilaginibacter robiniae harbors:
- a CDS encoding amino acid permease, which translates to MNLFIKKSIKSLLAASAETDKSLKRTLGVTALIALGIGAIIGAGLFVRTAAAAGGNAGPAVTISFIIAAVGCALAGLCYAEFASMIPIAGSAYTYSYATMGELIAWIIGWDLVLEYALGAATVAIGWSQYLNDLLRTFFGFSIPYEWSHSPFQISDAGVHGIVNLPAILIIFLLTMLLIRGTAESAVVNNIIVMVKVAIVLLIIGFGWQFINPANHTPYMIPADAGSIKLNTGVIHNYADSGNHGWFGVLRGASIVFFAFIGFDAVSTAAQEAKNPQKDMPMGILVSLVICTALYILFSHVLTGVASYKEFLTQGSEASVSYAIRNHMPGYGWLAKLVTVAILAGFSSVILVMLMGQTRVFYTMSTDGLVPGVFAKLHPKHRTPYKSQWLFFIFVSVFAGFVPDSIVGDMVSIGTLFAFVLVCLGIFILRKTDPNIERPFKTPLYWLVCPLGAVVCLFMIASEGWENWARLIVWLIIGFVVYFGYSIKHSKVRMGITEAPNDPPNPKYVE; encoded by the coding sequence ATGAATTTATTTATTAAAAAGTCCATCAAGTCGTTACTTGCCGCTTCTGCCGAAACGGATAAGAGTTTAAAGCGGACGTTGGGTGTTACAGCTTTAATTGCCTTAGGTATAGGTGCTATTATTGGAGCCGGATTGTTTGTACGTACAGCAGCTGCTGCCGGCGGAAATGCTGGTCCAGCGGTAACTATATCATTTATTATTGCTGCTGTGGGTTGTGCATTGGCTGGTTTGTGCTACGCCGAGTTTGCCAGTATGATACCTATTGCAGGTAGTGCCTACACTTATTCTTATGCCACCATGGGTGAGCTTATTGCCTGGATTATAGGCTGGGATTTGGTGCTTGAGTATGCTTTAGGTGCAGCAACGGTAGCTATTGGCTGGTCGCAGTACCTGAATGATTTGCTGCGAACGTTTTTTGGCTTCAGCATTCCTTACGAGTGGAGCCACTCACCGTTCCAGATTTCAGATGCTGGGGTACATGGTATTGTTAACCTTCCGGCTATCTTAATTATTTTCCTGCTTACTATGTTGCTTATCCGCGGTACTGCTGAGTCTGCTGTGGTTAACAATATCATAGTAATGGTTAAAGTTGCTATTGTGTTGCTAATTATAGGTTTTGGCTGGCAGTTTATCAACCCGGCTAACCATACGCCATACATGATTCCTGCTGATGCCGGCAGCATTAAATTGAATACCGGTGTAATCCATAACTATGCTGACTCAGGTAATCACGGCTGGTTTGGGGTATTGCGTGGTGCTAGTATCGTATTCTTTGCCTTCATCGGTTTTGATGCGGTATCTACAGCAGCTCAGGAAGCTAAAAACCCGCAAAAAGATATGCCTATGGGTATTCTGGTATCATTAGTAATCTGTACTGCCTTATACATTCTGTTTTCACACGTATTAACTGGTGTAGCTTCCTATAAAGAATTTTTAACCCAAGGCAGCGAGGCTTCAGTATCATACGCTATTCGTAACCACATGCCGGGCTATGGCTGGTTAGCTAAGCTGGTAACTGTAGCTATTTTGGCTGGTTTCTCTTCTGTAATTTTAGTGATGTTAATGGGCCAAACCCGTGTGTTTTATACCATGAGCACCGATGGGTTAGTACCAGGCGTTTTTGCAAAGCTGCATCCAAAACACCGTACTCCATATAAATCACAGTGGTTATTCTTCATCTTCGTATCTGTTTTTGCCGGTTTTGTGCCTGATAGTATTGTAGGTGATATGGTAAGTATTGGTACACTGTTCGCCTTCGTGCTGGTTTGTTTGGGTATATTCATTCTGCGCAAAACTGATCCGAATATTGAAAGGCCGTTTAAAACACCTTTATACTGGTTGGTTTGCCCACTGGGCGCTGTTGTATGTTTGTTTATGATTGCCAGTGAAGGTTGGGAAAACTGGGCTCGTTTGATTGTATGGTTAATCATTGGCTTTGTGGTTTACTTTGGCTACAGCATCAAACATTCTAAAGTAAGAATGGGTATTACTGAAGCACCTAATGATCCGCCTAATCCTAAATATGTTGAATAA
- a CDS encoding glucose 1-dehydrogenase, which produces MSNLKDKVILITGASRGIGADMAISLAAQGAKVIINYSNSGDEAEKVSAQIETNGGTAVPIKANVSKEDEVENLFDQSIQQFGRIDVLINNAGVMTTKLLKDHTEADFDKHFDINVKGTFFTLKQAATKLADNGIIINFSSSTTRTMFPGYAIYSATKAAVEQMTKVFAKEIGRNISVNAIAPGPTKTELFLNGKSEEVLARLAASNAFNRIAEPQDITKIILFLASDDSKWLSGQVIAANGAMV; this is translated from the coding sequence ATGAGCAATTTAAAAGATAAAGTAATCCTGATTACTGGTGCATCAAGAGGTATTGGTGCCGATATGGCCATTTCACTGGCAGCACAAGGTGCTAAAGTGATCATCAACTACTCTAATAGCGGTGATGAAGCTGAAAAAGTATCAGCTCAAATTGAAACCAATGGCGGTACCGCTGTACCTATCAAAGCCAATGTAAGCAAAGAAGATGAAGTAGAAAACCTGTTTGACCAGAGCATTCAGCAATTTGGTAGAATAGACGTACTGATTAACAATGCCGGCGTAATGACTACCAAACTGTTGAAAGATCATACCGAAGCAGACTTTGATAAACATTTTGATATTAATGTAAAAGGCACCTTCTTTACTTTAAAACAAGCTGCTACAAAACTAGCTGATAACGGCATTATCATCAACTTTTCGTCAAGTACTACCCGAACCATGTTTCCTGGTTATGCTATCTACTCGGCAACTAAAGCAGCTGTTGAGCAGATGACCAAAGTATTCGCTAAAGAAATAGGCAGAAACATATCGGTAAATGCCATAGCACCTGGTCCTACAAAAACTGAACTTTTCCTGAATGGGAAATCTGAAGAAGTTTTGGCCAGGCTTGCCGCGTCAAACGCCTTCAACCGCATTGCCGAACCCCAGGATATTACCAAAATCATCCTGTTTTTAGCTTCAGATGATTCAAAATGGTTATCAGGGCAAGTAATAGCCGCAAATGGCGCTATGGTTTAA
- a CDS encoding APC family permease translates to METTDKQPHLKHELGLLDGTMLVAGSMIGSGIFIVSADIIRNVGSAGWLIAVWLITGFMTLTAAVSYGELSAMFPKAGGQYVYLKEAYNKLIAFLYGWSFFAVIQTGTIAAVGVAFSKFAAYLIPAVSEDNILFSFPIGSYLFNFSAAQLVSIILIILLTYINTRGVKGGKLIQTTFTLTKLLSLFGLIVFGFIALKGNVWHANWSQAWSMHSLGKDGNVTAATYTTAAALGAIAASMVGSIFSSDAWNNVTFIAGEMKNPQRNIGLSLFLGTMIVTLIYVLANVMYTAVLPLHDIASAEKDRVAVSASHIIFGDIGTIIIALMIMVSTFGCNNGLILAGARVYYTMAKDGLFFKKTGTLNENAVPEFGLWIQCLVASLLCLSGKYGDLLDMISFVVVIFYVLTILGIYILRVKRPNAPRPYKAFGYPVLPAIYILMGIAFCILLIIYKPQYTWPGLIIVLIGIPIYFISQRNVKHEDTAITNY, encoded by the coding sequence ATGGAAACTACCGATAAACAACCACATCTGAAACATGAATTGGGCCTACTGGATGGCACTATGCTGGTAGCAGGCTCCATGATCGGCTCCGGTATTTTTATTGTTAGTGCTGATATTATTCGTAATGTAGGCTCAGCAGGCTGGCTCATTGCCGTATGGCTTATTACCGGTTTCATGACCTTAACCGCCGCAGTAAGCTACGGCGAATTGAGTGCCATGTTCCCGAAAGCCGGTGGGCAATATGTATATCTGAAAGAAGCTTATAATAAACTGATTGCCTTTTTATATGGCTGGAGCTTTTTTGCTGTAATACAAACTGGCACCATCGCCGCTGTAGGTGTAGCTTTCTCGAAATTTGCTGCTTACCTGATTCCGGCAGTGAGTGAAGATAACATTTTGTTCAGCTTTCCAATAGGCTCTTATCTATTCAACTTTAGTGCGGCCCAGCTGGTATCCATTATATTAATCATCTTGCTTACCTACATCAATACCCGTGGTGTAAAAGGCGGCAAGCTTATACAAACTACCTTTACCCTAACGAAACTGCTCAGCTTATTCGGGCTGATTGTGTTTGGCTTTATTGCCTTGAAAGGTAATGTATGGCATGCTAACTGGAGCCAGGCCTGGAGTATGCACAGCTTGGGGAAAGATGGGAATGTTACAGCGGCTACCTATACCACCGCCGCAGCGCTGGGCGCTATAGCAGCCTCCATGGTGGGTTCCATTTTCAGCAGTGATGCCTGGAACAACGTTACTTTTATTGCCGGCGAAATGAAGAACCCGCAACGTAACATTGGACTAAGCTTGTTTTTAGGAACCATGATTGTAACGCTCATCTATGTATTGGCCAATGTTATGTACACCGCGGTGCTACCCTTACATGATATTGCGTCGGCCGAAAAAGACCGTGTGGCAGTATCGGCTTCTCATATCATTTTTGGTGATATCGGCACCATTATTATTGCGCTGATGATTATGGTATCTACTTTCGGCTGTAACAATGGGTTGATTTTGGCAGGTGCGCGGGTTTACTATACTATGGCCAAAGATGGATTGTTTTTCAAGAAAACCGGCACGCTCAATGAAAATGCCGTACCTGAGTTTGGCTTGTGGATACAATGTTTAGTAGCCAGCTTGCTATGCCTAAGCGGCAAGTATGGCGATTTGTTGGATATGATCTCTTTTGTGGTTGTCATATTTTACGTGCTTACCATTTTGGGCATCTACATTCTACGCGTTAAACGCCCTAACGCACCACGACCTTACAAAGCTTTTGGTTACCCGGTATTACCTGCTATTTATATTTTAATGGGTATTGCTTTTTGCATTTTATTAATCATTTACAAACCGCAATACACCTGGCCCGGCCTGATTATTGTTCTGATTGGCATCCCGATTTATTTTATATCACAACGTAACGTAAAACATGAGGATACGGCCATTACTAATTATTAG
- a CDS encoding UbiD family decarboxylase, giving the protein MGYPSLQACITDLEKNGHLIRIQEEVDPYLQMAAIHLRVFEHQGPAILFEKVKGSPFPAVSNLFGTLDRSRFIFRDTLDKIKTLVDLKTDPIKAIKRPFSYANVALTALSALPMKVGKSAPINFGRTQISQLPQVVNWPMDGGPFVTMPQVYTEDADKPGIMNANLGMYRIQLAGNEYVQNQEIGLHYQLHRGIGVHQTKANAKGQPLKVSIFVGGPPSHPVAAVMPLPEGLSEMTFAGALGNRRFQYFYDAEGFCISADADFVITGTVMPHENKPEGPFGDHLGYYSLTHPFPLMKVHNVYHRKNAIWSFTVVGRPPQEDTSFGALIHEITGSALPSEVPGLHAVNAVDAAGVHPLLFAIGSERYTPYLKERHPQEILTIANHILGKNQLSLAKYLFIAAKEDSPSLNVNDIAGFMKHVLERVDLTRDLHFYTKTTIDTLDYSGNGLNSGSKVAVTVAGDIKRQLWTELPTNFSLPRPFNVFKMAMPGVLAIEVPKHIHEEDIPEAIGILDSYLRDEDLNGLPLLVLCDDAGFTAQNINNLVWVTFTRSNPSHDMYGINSFTEHKHWGCRGPLIINARIKPHHAPVLEKDPTVEKLIDKMGEKGGSLHGVI; this is encoded by the coding sequence ATGGGATATCCGAGTTTACAAGCCTGCATCACCGATTTGGAAAAGAATGGTCATTTAATCCGCATTCAGGAAGAAGTTGACCCATACCTGCAAATGGCAGCTATCCACCTGCGGGTATTTGAGCACCAAGGACCGGCTATTTTATTTGAAAAGGTAAAAGGTAGCCCGTTCCCGGCAGTATCTAACCTGTTTGGTACATTAGATCGGTCGAGGTTTATTTTTCGGGATACCCTGGATAAGATTAAAACCCTGGTAGATTTGAAAACTGATCCAATAAAAGCTATTAAACGGCCGTTCAGTTACGCTAATGTGGCTCTTACAGCCTTATCAGCCCTGCCCATGAAAGTGGGTAAAAGCGCGCCGATCAACTTTGGCCGTACGCAAATCAGTCAGTTGCCACAAGTAGTAAATTGGCCAATGGATGGCGGCCCTTTTGTAACCATGCCACAGGTGTACACGGAAGATGCCGACAAACCCGGCATCATGAATGCCAACTTGGGTATGTACCGCATTCAATTGGCAGGTAACGAGTATGTGCAAAACCAGGAGATAGGCTTGCATTACCAGTTGCATAGGGGCATAGGCGTGCATCAAACTAAGGCTAACGCTAAAGGGCAGCCATTGAAGGTAAGCATTTTTGTAGGAGGACCACCCTCGCACCCAGTGGCAGCGGTAATGCCATTGCCTGAAGGCTTATCGGAAATGACCTTTGCCGGTGCTTTAGGTAATCGCCGTTTTCAATACTTTTATGATGCTGAAGGGTTTTGCATTTCTGCTGATGCGGATTTTGTAATTACAGGTACGGTAATGCCACACGAAAATAAACCTGAAGGGCCATTTGGCGACCACTTGGGCTATTACAGCTTAACGCATCCATTTCCGCTCATGAAGGTGCATAACGTGTATCATCGGAAAAATGCAATATGGTCGTTCACGGTAGTAGGGCGCCCACCACAGGAGGATACCAGTTTTGGCGCACTCATACACGAAATTACAGGTTCGGCCTTGCCTTCGGAAGTTCCGGGATTACATGCCGTTAACGCGGTAGATGCTGCTGGAGTACATCCGTTGTTGTTTGCGATCGGCAGCGAACGCTACACACCTTACCTGAAAGAACGCCATCCGCAAGAAATATTAACGATTGCCAACCATATACTAGGTAAAAACCAGTTAAGCTTGGCTAAATACCTGTTTATTGCCGCTAAAGAAGATAGCCCTTCTCTAAATGTAAATGATATTGCTGGGTTCATGAAACATGTTCTGGAACGGGTTGATTTAACTCGCGACCTGCACTTCTATACCAAAACTACCATTGATACACTGGATTACAGTGGTAACGGCCTGAACAGTGGCAGTAAAGTAGCAGTGACCGTTGCCGGAGATATTAAACGCCAATTATGGACTGAGCTACCTACTAATTTTAGCTTGCCTCGGCCGTTCAATGTGTTTAAAATGGCTATGCCCGGTGTATTAGCTATTGAGGTGCCCAAACACATTCATGAAGAAGACATACCCGAAGCTATCGGTATACTGGATAGCTACCTGCGTGATGAAGATTTGAACGGATTACCGTTACTAGTGCTGTGTGATGATGCTGGTTTTACGGCGCAAAACATTAACAACTTGGTTTGGGTAACCTTTACCCGCAGTAATCCATCGCATGATATGTACGGCATTAACAGCTTCACGGAGCATAAACATTGGGGCTGTCGTGGTCCGCTGATTATTAACGCCCGTATTAAACCACATCATGCGCCCGTGCTGGAAAAAGATCCGACCGTCGAAAAGCTAATCGATAAAATGGGCGAAAAGGGCGGAAGTCTACATGGAGTGATTTAG
- the dacB gene encoding D-alanyl-D-alanine carboxypeptidase/D-alanyl-D-alanine endopeptidase: MRIRPLLIISFLLFNVYTQAQTLQQNLQAAFTRLQQDSQCRYASISLTVLDAQTGETVFIANPDMGLAPASTLKTVTSITTFNLLGPEFQFQTHIGYSGSIDATGTLNGDLIIKGGGDPTLGSWRWADTKENVILAKMVNALQKAGIKQINGRIIGDDSAFDTQAIPDGWIWQDAGNYYGAGTSALCWRENTFDIKLQTGSVGSLATVLRTVPAMPYFTFNSEIANAPAGMGDKSYAYLPVGNKSMYLRGSYAVDQSKRSISVALPDPAYDAAWRLTDTLKRLGLMVSGEPESTITLTGKKEQAPAITQTLTTIPSPYLKQMVYWLNQKSINLYAEQFLKYLAVKAGKPVSTHTGVETLQNFWKARGIDVHTLNIYDGSGLSPGDRVTTRSVARILQSAVGQPWYDAFFESLPIYNNMKMKSGTIADVVAYAGYQTHDGRRLCFSAIINNYNGTTSIMRQKLFRVLDELK; this comes from the coding sequence ATGAGGATACGGCCATTACTAATTATTAGCTTTTTACTTTTTAACGTTTATACGCAGGCACAAACCCTGCAACAAAATTTACAAGCTGCTTTTACCCGCTTACAACAGGATAGCCAGTGCCGCTATGCTTCCATATCGCTTACGGTACTGGATGCACAAACTGGCGAAACTGTGTTTATCGCTAACCCTGATATGGGTTTAGCTCCAGCATCTACTTTAAAAACCGTTACTTCTATTACGACTTTTAACTTGTTAGGACCTGAATTTCAGTTTCAGACCCACATTGGCTACAGTGGCAGTATTGATGCTACTGGCACGCTCAACGGCGACCTGATTATAAAAGGCGGCGGCGACCCTACCCTGGGTAGCTGGCGATGGGCAGATACCAAAGAAAACGTAATTTTAGCCAAAATGGTAAATGCTTTGCAAAAAGCAGGTATCAAACAAATTAATGGCCGTATTATTGGCGATGATTCTGCTTTTGATACGCAAGCTATTCCGGATGGCTGGATATGGCAAGATGCCGGTAATTATTATGGCGCAGGCACTTCAGCCTTGTGCTGGCGCGAAAACACGTTTGATATCAAACTGCAAACCGGCAGTGTAGGCAGCTTGGCTACCGTTCTGAGAACAGTGCCAGCCATGCCTTATTTTACTTTCAACAGTGAAATTGCCAATGCACCAGCAGGTATGGGCGATAAATCGTACGCCTATTTGCCGGTGGGTAACAAATCCATGTACCTGCGCGGCAGTTATGCAGTTGACCAAAGCAAAAGAAGTATTTCTGTAGCCCTGCCCGACCCTGCTTATGATGCAGCCTGGCGCCTTACCGACACTTTAAAACGCTTGGGCCTGATGGTTTCAGGCGAACCAGAATCAACCATCACCTTAACAGGTAAAAAGGAACAAGCACCAGCAATTACTCAAACCTTAACCACTATACCATCACCTTACTTAAAGCAAATGGTTTATTGGTTGAACCAGAAGAGCATTAACCTGTATGCCGAGCAGTTTTTAAAATACCTGGCTGTAAAAGCCGGTAAGCCAGTTTCAACCCATACAGGTGTGGAAACCCTACAAAACTTCTGGAAAGCACGCGGCATTGATGTACATACGCTGAATATATATGATGGCAGTGGTCTTTCACCCGGTGATCGGGTAACTACCCGTTCCGTAGCTCGCATCCTGCAATCGGCAGTAGGTCAGCCTTGGTATGATGCTTTTTTTGAGAGCCTCCCCATTTACAACAACATGAAAATGAAAAGTGGTACCATTGCTGATGTGGTAGCCTACGCCGGTTATCAAACCCATGATGGTCGCCGTTTATGCTTTTCAGCTATCATTAACAATTATAATGGTACTACTAGTATAATGCGACAGAAGCTGTTTAGAGTGTTAGATGAGTTAAAGTAG
- a CDS encoding restriction endonuclease, which yields MTDKRKQADFLKWFGPLLDALRELGGSGKPREVSDKIATTKMLSDEVLEQTIKSGESKFHNQVAWARQYLVWERLLDDSQRGTWVLTPKGWNATVTEKEARAIFQKWVKIYQERRKSKANEDVVSDINEVEPELVEQDYTPSLLEILKKLTPQGFEQICGLLLRKSGFEQVTITGRSNDGGIDGIGILALNPFVSNRVLFQCKRYASTAVSASQIRDFRGAMSGRAEKGIIITTSRFSEDAKREASRDGAGHIELVDGEKLVDLFQKTELGVKPVTIYEVDYSFFEPYL from the coding sequence ATGACTGATAAGAGAAAACAAGCTGATTTTCTAAAATGGTTTGGCCCCTTACTTGATGCTTTAAGAGAACTAGGTGGATCTGGTAAGCCTAGAGAGGTATCTGATAAAATTGCAACAACAAAGATGTTATCAGATGAGGTACTAGAGCAAACTATAAAATCTGGTGAATCTAAATTCCATAATCAAGTTGCATGGGCCCGTCAATATTTAGTTTGGGAAAGGTTGTTAGATGATTCACAAAGAGGGACTTGGGTATTAACGCCAAAAGGGTGGAATGCAACTGTTACTGAAAAAGAAGCGAGAGCTATTTTTCAGAAATGGGTTAAGATTTACCAAGAAAGACGAAAATCTAAAGCTAATGAAGATGTTGTAAGTGATATTAATGAAGTTGAACCAGAGTTGGTTGAACAGGATTATACGCCATCATTATTAGAAATCTTAAAAAAACTAACACCGCAAGGTTTTGAACAAATATGTGGTCTACTTCTACGTAAATCTGGCTTTGAGCAAGTTACTATTACAGGTCGGTCTAATGATGGAGGTATAGATGGAATTGGAATATTAGCACTTAATCCTTTTGTAAGTAATCGTGTTTTGTTTCAATGTAAAAGATATGCATCAACTGCTGTTAGTGCCAGTCAAATTAGAGATTTTAGAGGAGCTATGAGTGGGAGAGCAGAAAAAGGAATTATAATTACTACAAGCAGGTTTTCAGAAGATGCAAAACGTGAAGCATCACGGGACGGCGCAGGACATATCGAATTAGTTGATGGTGAGAAATTAGTTGATTTATTTCAGAAAACAGAACTAGGTGTTAAACCAGTGACTATTTATGAAGTAGATTACTCGTTTTTTGAACCGTATTTGTAA